The Urbifossiella limnaea nucleotide sequence GCCATCAGTTGCGCGGCGTAGAGGTTGCCCAGGGTATAGGTCGGGAAGTAGCCGATGCCGCCGAAGCTCCAGTGGATGTCCTGGAGGCAGCCGCGGGCGTCGTCGGGCACGTCCAGGCCCAGCAGCGCCTTGAAGCGCTCGTTCCACGCCCCCGGCAGGTCGGCGACGGCCAGGTCGCCGGAGATCAGCCCCAGCTCCAGCTCGAACCGCAGTGCCACGTGCAGGTTGTACGTCGCCTCGTCCGCCTCGACGCGGATCAGCGACGGCTTCACCTCGTTGACGGCGAAGTAGAACCGCTCCGGCTCGACGCCGGCGAGCGCGGCCGGGAACGTCTGGCGGAGGCGCGGGAAGAAGTGGTCCCAGAACGGCCGGCCGCGGCCGACCTGGTTCTCCCACAGGCGGCTCTGGCTCTCGTGGATGCCGAGCGAGCACGCGCCGCCGACCGGCGTGCCGAAGTGCTCGGCCGGCAGGTTCTGCTCGTACAGCCCGTGGCCCGTCTCGTGCAGGACGCCGAAGAACGCCTCGCTGAAGAACCGCGGGTTGTACCGCGTGGTGAGCCGGCAGTCGCCGGGGCCGACGCCGGAGCAGAACGGGTGCGCCGTGGTGTCGAGCCGGCCGGCGGCGAAGTCGAACCCGAACGCGGCCGCGGCCGCCTCGGCGAACACCTTCTGCCGCTCGACCGGGAAGTCGCGTTCGAGCACGCTCCGGTCGGGCTTCTTGCCGCTGTCGCCGATGGCCTTGATGAGCGGCACGAGGCTGCGGGTGAGGCCGGCGAACACCTCGCGCACCTCGGCGACGGTCGCCCCGGGCTCGTACTCGTCGAGAAGGGCGTTGTACGGGTGGTCGGTGTAGCCGACGGCCTGCGCCTCCTGCCGCTTCAGGGCCACGACCTGTTCCAGTAGCGGGCGGAAGGCGGGGAAGTCGTTGGCGGCGCGGGCCTGCTGCCACGCCTGCTGCGCGGCGGTGGTGACGCGGGCCAGCTCCTCCACGAGCGACGCCGGCAGCTTGGTGCTGCGGTCGTACCCGCGGCGCAGCTCGCGCACGTTCGCGGCGGCGTCGGATTCGGGGTCGCGCACCAGGTCGCTCCCCTCGACCGCGGCCAGCAGCTCGCCGACCTTCGGGTCGGTGGCCTTGCCGTGGGCCAGCCCGGCGAGGAAGGCCATCTGCTCGCCGCGGAGGCCGGCGCCCTTCGCCGGCATGTACGTCTGCTGGTCCCAGCCGAGGACGGCGGCGCAGGAGTTGAGGACGCCGAGCTCCTTGGACCGGCGGACGAGTTCGGCGTAGCTGTCGGCGGCGGTCATGCGCGGCTCCGGGCGGGTATCATGTCGGTGTAGCGAAACGGGGGGCGGCGATGGGGACGAAGCTGGTCACGATCGCCACGTTCGACCAGGTGGTGATGGCGCAGATGGCCGCGGACGCCCTCCGGGCCGGCGGCATCGACGCCGTCGTGACCGACGCCGAGGTGGTGAGCATGGACTGGCTGCTCGGCCAGGCCGTCGGCGGCATCAAGGTGCAGGTCCGCGAGGACGACGCCGAGCGCGCCGTGGTCGAGCTCGGCCGCAAGTTCGGTGACGACGGCGAGGGCTTCGGGGCGGAGTACGACGAAGGTGCCGACGAGCCCGAGCCCGACGACGAGCCCGAACCCGCGGCCGGGTGCGAGGACGAGCCGGAACCGGCCGCCGCGCCCGTCGGCTCCCGCGACGAGTACGCCCGCCGGCTGGTGCTGGCGGCGGTGTTCGGGTTGCTGCTCCCGCCGCTGTGGTTCTACGCCGTGTACCTGTTTCTGAACGCCGCGTTCGGCGAGGGCGAGCTGTCCGACTACGGGCGGAACAAGCTGTTCATCGGCACCTTCGTCCTGGCCCTTGGGTTCCCGATGTCTTTGTTCATCCTCTACCTGCCGTTCTTCATCCTCTACATGTTCGCACCCGTATGAGTCTTTCTGGCAGTACCACGCCGCACCCGGACGATACCATCGTTGCGGTGTCGTCGGCCCCCGGCCCGGGGGCGCGGGCAGTCGTGCGCGTCGGCGGGCCGGCGGCGCGGGAGGTGGTGGCGCGCGTGTTCACGCCGGACGCCCCCGCCGCCGACCGCCACCTCTCCCCCGG carries:
- a CDS encoding carboxypeptidase M32, producing MTAADSYAELVRRSKELGVLNSCAAVLGWDQQTYMPAKGAGLRGEQMAFLAGLAHGKATDPKVGELLAAVEGSDLVRDPESDAAANVRELRRGYDRSTKLPASLVEELARVTTAAQQAWQQARAANDFPAFRPLLEQVVALKRQEAQAVGYTDHPYNALLDEYEPGATVAEVREVFAGLTRSLVPLIKAIGDSGKKPDRSVLERDFPVERQKVFAEAAAAAFGFDFAAGRLDTTAHPFCSGVGPGDCRLTTRYNPRFFSEAFFGVLHETGHGLYEQNLPAEHFGTPVGGACSLGIHESQSRLWENQVGRGRPFWDHFFPRLRQTFPAALAGVEPERFYFAVNEVKPSLIRVEADEATYNLHVALRFELELGLISGDLAVADLPGAWNERFKALLGLDVPDDARGCLQDIHWSFGGIGYFPTYTLGNLYAAQLMAAARRDLAGLDDDFRRGEFSRLKGWLGQHIHRHGGRYRAGELCRRATGEPLSAVPFMSYLNEKFGPLYGVC